In the Streptomyces spororaveus genome, CAAGGACGCCGACGCCGCCTCCCACCTCGTGGTCGCCGAGACGATGCTGCGCCTGCTCACCGTCGTCGGAGAGCGGCAGGGCTGCCTGCTCGTCCTCGACGACCTGCACGACGCCGACGCCGGCACCCTGGCGGTCGTCGAATACCTCCTCGACAACATCGGGCACCAGCCCGCGGTCCTCCTCCTCGTCACCGGATGCGCACCGTGCGCGGCGACCGAACTGGCCACACGCTCCCGCCGGAGCGGCGCCGCCGAGGTGCTCGACCTGGCTCCCCTCAGCCGCCCCGACGTGCACCTGCTCATCGCGGCCGAGCTGCGGGTCCCCCCGGTCGAGGTCTGCCCCGACCTCGTCCACCGCGCGGTCGAGTCCAGCGCCGGGATCCCCTTCGTCGTCAAGGAGCTCGTCCACGACCTCACCGCCCGCCCCGCCCGCCACGACCCGGGGACGGCCTCCGTCCCGCTCAGCGTCCCGCCCACCGTCGCGGACAGCGTCAGACGCCAGGCCGGGCGGCTCGGCCCGCTCGGCGCGGAACTCCTCGGCATGGCGGCCCTGTTCGGCCGCCGCTTCGCCCTGCCCGTGCTGGAACGCGCGCTCGGCCGCGACCACGCCGAACTGTCCGCGGTCCTGCGCGCCGCCGTGGCCTCGTACCTGATCACGCCGGACGGGCCGGGCACCCAGTGGTACACCTTCCGCTACCCGCTGGCGGCCGAGGCCCTGCTGGACGACCTCGGCCCGGGGGAGCGGGCCAGGTACGTACGGCGGGCCGCGCGCGCCCTCACCGAACTCCACCCCGGGCTGCCCGGAGCGTGGTGCGAGCACGCCGCCCAGCTGCACGAGCACGCCGGCGACACCCCCGAGGCCATCCGCCTGTACGGCGAGGCGGCCGGCCGGGCCACCGGCGAGGGCGCCGTGGACCGGGCGGTGGAGCTGCTCACCCGGGCCCACCGGCTCGTCGAACCGGGCACCGCGCCCGAACTCCACGCCACAGTGCTGGAGCTCCTGCTCGACGCGGTCGCCCGCTCGGCGCGCTTCGACCGCCTGCCCGCGCCCGCCGTCATCCTGGACACCCTCGGCGGCGACGGCGGCGAGCACGGCATCCCCGCCCCACGGCGCGCCGGACTCCACGCCCGGCTGAGCGACATCGCCACGCTGACCGGACGACCCGCGGAAGCCCTCTGGCACCTCGACATCGCCCGCGCACTGCTCGGCAGCCACCCGGCCGACGCGTACGCGGCCCTCGTGGACCTCTCCGCCGTGCACGTGGAACTGAGCCGGCTCGCCCCCGACCGGCTGCGCACCGCCACCCGGTACGCCCACCGGGCCCTGGAGGCCGCCCGGCGCGCCGACCTGCCCGACGTGGCCTGCCGGGCCCTGCTGCTGCTCGGGCAGCTGGCCCGGGAAGAGGACGAGCCCGCGGCCGCGGCCCACTTCCGGCGGGCCCGGGCCATCGCCCTCGCCCGCCGCCTCCCCGTGCCGCGGGTGGCCGCCGACGTGCACCTCGCCGTCGTCGCCGCCGGCCACGAGGACCGGTCCACCCGGATCGAACAGACCCGGCAGGAAGCCCTCGGCATGGGCCTGCTGCCCCTGGCCCACGAGAGCGGCTTCGTCCTCGCGCTGGACCGGATCCGGCACGGCCGGTTCGACGAGGCCGGGGACCGGATCCGTGAGGCCGCGGCCGACGCCTCACGCCTGGGACTCGGCCGCCACCTGGCGATGCTCCGGCTCGCCGAGGCCGTACGGTACGCCCACCAGGGCCGCCGCGCCGAGATGCGCGGCGCGCTGGAGCGACTGGCCCCGCTGCTGGACGCGGCACCCGGGGTGCGCGCGATGTCGTACGGGCTGGCGCGGGCGTTCTGCTCGCTGCTGGAGGAACGCCACGAGGCGGCCGGGCAGGAGTTCGCGCAGGCCCTCGCCTACGACGCGGAGAATCCCGCGACGGGCGGGTTCGGCAAGCACGGAATCATCCTGCTGCTCGGCGTACTGGCGGGCCGCATGGGCCGGCGCCACCACGCCGAGGTCACACGGGCGAGCGCCGGCACCACCCGCTGGAACCACCAGTTCACCGGCCTGGCGCACGCCGTGCTGCTCGGCCGCGAGGGCCGCCCGGAGGAGGCGACGGCCGCCGCGGGCAAGGCGCTGGAGGCGGCCGAACCCTTCCCCATGGCACGCCGGCTCTGTCTGCGCCTGGTCGCGCAGTCGGCGCACGACGACGGCTGGGGCACGCCGGTCGAGTGGCTGCGCGAGGCGGAGGAGTACTTCCACGACGCGGGCCTCCAGGCGGTCGCCGGAGCCAGCAGGGCGCTGCTGCGCGGGATGGGCGCCTCGGTCCGGCAACGGCGCACGGGCACCGAACGGGTGCCGCCGGACCTGCGCCGGTGCGGGATCACCGTCCGCGAGTTCGAGGTGGCCCGGCTGGTCGCCGAACGCATCAGCAACAAGGACATCGCCGGCCGCCTGCACATCTCCCTGCGCACCGTCGAGAAACACGTGGCGAGCCTGCTGCAGAAGACCGGCCACCCGAACCGGACCGCCTTCGCCACCGCCACCCGTGACCTGGTCGCCTGACCGCCCCGGCCGTCTCAGGAGAGCCGGGCCAGCGGGTGTCCGGCCGCCAGGGTCACCACACGGTCGAAGCGGCCGTCGAGGTCCTCGTCCCCGTGGTGCACGACGAGCAGCCCGCGCCCGGCGGTCCGCTCGCGCAGCAGCCGGAACACCAGCTCCCGGCCCTGGTCGTCGAGGTTCGCGAACGGCTCGTCGGCGAGGTACACGTCCGCGTCCTCGCACAGGAGCGCGGCGACCCCGACGCGCTGGCGCTGGCCCGAGGACAGCTCCGACGGCAGCCTGCCGGCCGGCGCGTCCAGGTCCAGCGCCGCGCGCAGGCCCGCGTCGGGGACGAGGTCGCGCACCGGCAGCGGGGGCAGGTTCACCGGAGCGGTCAGGCTCGCCACCCGGGGCGGCAGGGTGACCGACCCGGAGTCGGGGGCGAGCGTCCCGGAGATGATGTGCAGCAGCGTGGTCTTCCCGCAGCCGTTGGGACCGCGCAGCAGCACGTGCTCGCCGGAGCGCAGCTCGAAGGTGTCGAACGAGACCCCGGCCACCTCGCGCTCCCCGGGCCCGCCGCCGCCCCCGGGCCCGCCGCCGCCCCCGGGCCTGTCCCCGTCGGCGCCGCCGTACACGACCCGCGCCCCGCGGACCCGTACCAGCGCCCCTTCGTCGTGGTACGGGGTCTCCCGGGACGCCCGCAGGGACTCGATCCGTTCGAGGACGGCGGTGCTCCGGCGGGCCTGCGGAATCATGTTGACGAGGTCGAACATCCCGGTCACCGCCCGCCACAGCGAGTTGACGAAGGCGAGGAAGCTGCCGAAGGACATCCGGCCGGAGAAGACGAAGAAGGCCCCGACGATCATCGAAGCGGTGTCCGACAGGTTCATCACCAGGTCGCTGAGGGTCCGCTGGCGCTGTGCCAGCCGGAAGTTGACGAAGGTGATGCCGAGGAAGCCGCGCAGCGCGTCCTGGTTGGCGCGGCGCGTGCCCGGCAGCAGCGACGGCAGACCGCGCAGGGCGGGGAAGGCCTCCAGGGTCCGGGTCAGCGTGTTGACGTACCGGGCCTCCGCCTCGCGTTCGGGGCCGGTGTTCTCCTCGATCCGCCTGCCGAGCCGGTTGCTGACGAACACCAGCGGCGGCACGATCACCAGCAGGACGAGGCTGGCCTGCCAGGACAGGTACAGCAGCACCCCCAGGAAGACGACCGAGGTGACCGCCTGCCGCGCGATGCGCAGGGACACGTCGACGGCCGGCAGCACCCCCTGGGACACGTCGTTGTGGATGCGGCTGACGTACGAGGCGTTGCCCGCCCGCGACACCTTCCGGCCGTCCAGGCCGAGTGCACGGCCCAGCAGCTCCGTCTCCAGCACCAGCGTGAACGCGTTCTCGAACCGCTTGCGCCGGCAGGCGATCCAGTAACCCGTGAGGTTGAGGGTCAGCCCGAGCGCCAGGTAGGTCAGGCCGAGGACCAGGAAGCGCCGGAGGTCGGCGGTCAGGATCGCCTCGTCGAACAGGGCCTTGAGCAGCAGCGGGTGCAGCAGCGCCTCCAGCCCGCTCGTGGTGACCTCGGCGGCGAGGATCACCACGAAGGGGGCCCGGTGA is a window encoding:
- a CDS encoding helix-turn-helix transcriptional regulator, with amino-acid sequence MSIFWPALPEDCTVAGPDGGPHPRRGQLIGRGPEMGQIMRALAAARSGSGAALFVTGEPGVGKTRLATEALAVAAETNMVTVRGRASDVGPPVPYRPLVEALLLLSRAGLLPDPDELGRYGAVMARLLTGARDKDADAASHLVVAETMLRLLTVVGERQGCLLVLDDLHDADAGTLAVVEYLLDNIGHQPAVLLLVTGCAPCAATELATRSRRSGAAEVLDLAPLSRPDVHLLIAAELRVPPVEVCPDLVHRAVESSAGIPFVVKELVHDLTARPARHDPGTASVPLSVPPTVADSVRRQAGRLGPLGAELLGMAALFGRRFALPVLERALGRDHAELSAVLRAAVASYLITPDGPGTQWYTFRYPLAAEALLDDLGPGERARYVRRAARALTELHPGLPGAWCEHAAQLHEHAGDTPEAIRLYGEAAGRATGEGAVDRAVELLTRAHRLVEPGTAPELHATVLELLLDAVARSARFDRLPAPAVILDTLGGDGGEHGIPAPRRAGLHARLSDIATLTGRPAEALWHLDIARALLGSHPADAYAALVDLSAVHVELSRLAPDRLRTATRYAHRALEAARRADLPDVACRALLLLGQLAREEDEPAAAAHFRRARAIALARRLPVPRVAADVHLAVVAAGHEDRSTRIEQTRQEALGMGLLPLAHESGFVLALDRIRHGRFDEAGDRIREAAADASRLGLGRHLAMLRLAEAVRYAHQGRRAEMRGALERLAPLLDAAPGVRAMSYGLARAFCSLLEERHEAAGQEFAQALAYDAENPATGGFGKHGIILLLGVLAGRMGRRHHAEVTRASAGTTRWNHQFTGLAHAVLLGREGRPEEATAAAGKALEAAEPFPMARRLCLRLVAQSAHDDGWGTPVEWLREAEEYFHDAGLQAVAGASRALLRGMGASVRQRRTGTERVPPDLRRCGITVREFEVARLVAERISNKDIAGRLHISLRTVEKHVASLLQKTGHPNRTAFATATRDLVA
- a CDS encoding ATP-binding cassette domain-containing protein; amino-acid sequence: MRQLWRTLRGHRAPFVVILAAEVTTSGLEALLHPLLLKALFDEAILTADLRRFLVLGLTYLALGLTLNLTGYWIACRRKRFENAFTLVLETELLGRALGLDGRKVSRAGNASYVSRIHNDVSQGVLPAVDVSLRIARQAVTSVVFLGVLLYLSWQASLVLLVIVPPLVFVSNRLGRRIEENTGPEREAEARYVNTLTRTLEAFPALRGLPSLLPGTRRANQDALRGFLGITFVNFRLAQRQRTLSDLVMNLSDTASMIVGAFFVFSGRMSFGSFLAFVNSLWRAVTGMFDLVNMIPQARRSTAVLERIESLRASRETPYHDEGALVRVRGARVVYGGADGDRPGGGGGPGGGGGPGEREVAGVSFDTFELRSGEHVLLRGPNGCGKTTLLHIISGTLAPDSGSVTLPPRVASLTAPVNLPPLPVRDLVPDAGLRAALDLDAPAGRLPSELSSGQRQRVGVAALLCEDADVYLADEPFANLDDQGRELVFRLLRERTAGRGLLVVHHGDEDLDGRFDRVVTLAAGHPLARLS